The Triticum aestivum cultivar Chinese Spring chromosome 7B, IWGSC CS RefSeq v2.1, whole genome shotgun sequence genome window below encodes:
- the LOC123160797 gene encoding sugar transport protein MST5 produces MAGGVVISSSGGKVYPGHMTAFVFFSCLVASSGGLIFGYDIGISGGVTSMDSFLSEFFPSVYAQAKANKEKNQYCKFDSQLLTLFTSSLYLAALATSFLAASVTRIFGRKWSMFCGGITFLAGSALNGAATNVMMLILGRILLGIGVGFANQSVPLYLSEMAPANLRGMLNIGFQLMTTIGILSANLINYATVSIEGGWGWRIGLGLAGVPALIITLGALALPDTPNSLIARGYTAEAKKVLVKVRGTSDVHDEYDDMVAASEEAKAIEHPWRNILERKYRPQLTIALLIPCFQQLTGINVIMFYAPVLFLTIGFGGDASLMSAVITGLVNMFATIISIVSVDRLGRRALFLQGGTQMFVSQIVVGTLIALQFGTTGEGEMSRSYAMLLVLFICLYVAGFAWSWGPLGWLVPSEVFALEIRSAGQSIAVCVNMTLTFIIGQAFLTMLCHLKFGLFYFFAAWMVIMTTFIALFLPETKGVPIDEMNLVWSRHWFWSKYVVQEGGSNRRTHGV; encoded by the exons ATGGCGGGGGGCGTGGTGATAAGTTCCTCCGGGGGCAAGGTGTACCCTGGCCACATGACGGCCTTTGTCTTCTTCTCCTGTCTCGTCGCCTCCTCTGGCGGTCTCATCTTCGGCTACGACATCGGCATCTCTG GTGGTGTAACATCCATGGACTCGTTCTTGAGCGAGTTCTTTCCGTCGGTGTACGCCCAAGCCAAGGCAAACAAGGAAAAGAACCAGTACTGCAAGTTCgacagccagctgttgacgctgttcACGTCCTCACTGTACCTGGCCGCGCTAGCAACATCGTTCCTAGCGGCGTCAGTGACGCGCATCTTCGGCCGGAAGTGGTCCATGTTCTGTGGCGGCATTACCTTCCTCGCGGGCTCGGCACTCAACGGCGCCGCCACTAACGTGATGATGCTGATCCTCGGCCGCATCCTCCTCGGCATCGGCGTAGGCTTCGCCAACCAGTCCGTCCCTCTCTACCTCTCGGAGATGGCGCCGGCGAACCTCCGGGGCATGCTCAACATCGGCTTCCAGCTGATGACCACCATCGGCATCCTGTCCGCCAACCTCATCAACTACGCCACCGTTAGCATCGAGGGCGGCTGGGGCTGGCGCATCGGCCTTGGCCTGGCTGGCGTCCCGGCGCTCATCATTACCCTCGGCGCACTCGCCCTGCCGGACACTCCCAACTCCCTCATCGCCCGCGGCTACACTGCCGAGGCCAAGAAGGTGCTGGTCAAGGTTAGGGGTACCTCAGACGTGCACGACGAGTATGACGACATGGTGGCCGCCAGCGAGGAGGCCAAGGCCATCGAGCACCCTTGGCGGAACATCCTGGAGCGCAAGTACCGTCCCCAGCTGACAATTGCCTTGCTCATCCCCTGCTTCCAGCAGCTCACCGGCATCAATGTCATCATGTTCTACGCGCCCGTGTTGTTCCTCACAATCGGCTTCGGCGGCGACGCCTCGCTCATGTCCGCCGTCATCACGGGGCTCGTCAACATGTTCGCCACCATCATCTCCATCGTCTCCGTGGACCGGCTCGGCCGCCGCGCCCTGTTCCTCCAGGGCGGCACACAGATGTTCGTGTCCCAGATAGTGGTGGGGACTCTAATCGCTCTCCAGTTCGGCACCACGGGCGAGGGGGAGATGTCGCGCTCCTATGCCATGCTGCTGGTGCTATTCATTTGCCTCTACGTTGCCGGGTTCGCATGGTCGTGGGGGCCGCTGGGCTGGCTCGTGCCCAGCGAGGTGTTTGCGCTTGAGATCAGGTCGGCAGGGCAGAGCATTGCCGTGTGCGTCAACATGACGCTCACCTTCATCATTGGGCAGGCGTTCCTCACCATGCTCTGTCACCTCAAGTTCGGCCTCTTCTACTTCTTTGCGGCGTGGATGGTCATCATGACGACCTTCATCGCCCTCTTCCTGCCAGAGACCAAGGGGGTTCCCATCGACGAGATGAACCTCGTCTGGAGCCGACACTGGTTCTGGAGCAAGTACGTCGTCCAGGAAGGCGGCAGCAACCGCAGAACACACGGCGTCTAG